A window of the Torulaspora globosa chromosome 6, complete sequence genome harbors these coding sequences:
- the ARP4 gene encoding Arp4p (ancestral locus Anc_1.287) translates to MSNPGLQVYGGDEITAVVIDPGSFTTNIGYSGSDCPQAILPSYYGLKDPEEEDQSKKRIFSEQSLCIPRPDYEIKPIVENSIVVDWDAAEEQWSWALKSLLYLESNSGIPALLTEPIWNTLENKAKSLEMLLESLQFEACYISSTPTCVSFASGRPNCLVVDVGHDSTSVSPVVDGMTLSKSTMRNFLAGKFINELIKKPLKGKDLVPLFEIAQRKPTFKKRSFDFKVHSSLYDYANSRGFLQECKETLCQVAPDPLPQMKSQLESMSKRSIEAPWTEELVFDNETRFGFAEPLFTPHEEDLPEDWPTSPNGIVETWHNDYVPLKRNKPNGKPDKPSAEEGAPVEDASSTAETTNENGKRPIETDSPKIAIPGVADLVNESIMATDVDLRASLAHNIVLTGGTSSIPGFSDRLMSELNKRLPALKFRILSTGHLRERQYQAWLGGSILTSLGSFHQLWVGKQEYEEVGPERLLSDRFR, encoded by the coding sequence ATGTCAAATCCAGGACTACAAGTGTATGGTGGGGATGAGATTACTGCAGTGGTTATCGATCCAGGTTCTTTCACTACCAACATTGGTTATTCCGGTTCAGATTGCCCGCAGGCAATACTGCCATCATACTATGGCTTGAAGGAcccagaagaagaagatcaaagtAAGAAAAGGATATTTTCTGAACAATCTCTCTGTATACCTAGGCCAGATTATGAAATAAAACCTATTGTCGAAAACAGCATTGTGGTAGATTGGgatgctgctgaagaacaatGGTCATGGGCGTTGAAAAGCTTGCTATATCTGGAATCGAATTCTGGTATTCCTGCCTTGCTCACAGAACCTATTTGGAATACTTTAGAGAATAAGGCTAAGTCACTTGAAATGCTTTTGGAATCCTTGCAGTTCGAAGCGTGCTATATTTCCTCCACTCCAACTTGCGTTTCGTTTGCATCTGGAAGACCCAATTGCCTTGTCGTGGATGTGGGTCACGATAGCACGAGCGTGAGTCCAGTAGTCGATGGGATGACCTTATCGAAGAGCACCATGAGGAACTTCCTAGCCGGtaaattcatcaatgaGTTGATAAAGAAGCCACTGAAGGGAAAGGATTTAGTACCTTTGTTCGAAATAGCTCAGAGGAAACCCAcattcaagaaaagatcGTTCGATTTCAAGGTACACTCTTCATTATATGATTATGCCAATAGCCGAGGATTTTTACAAGAATGCAAGGAAACTCTTTGCCAGGTGGCACCAGATCCGTTACCGCAGATGAAATCCCAGCTGGAATCGATGTCCAAGAGATCCATCGAGGCGCCATGGACAGAAGAGTTAGTTTTTGACAACGAGACACGTTTTGGCTTTGCCGAGCCGTTATTCACACCgcatgaagaagatctaCCAGAAGACTGGCCAACCTCTCCGAACGGGATCGTAGAAACATGGCATAATGACTACGTACCactgaagaggaacaagCCTAATGGCAAGCCGGATAAGCCATCTGCTGAAGAGGGAGCACCTGTGGAGGACGCGTcctcaacagcagagacCACAAACGAGAACGGAAAAAGACCTATCGAGACAGATTCACCTAAAATTGCTATTCCAGGTGTTGCTGATCTTGTGAATGAGTCTATCATGGCCACTGATGTCGATTTACGTGCCAGTTTGGCGCATAATATAGTTCTAACAGGAGGGACTTCCTCAATCCCCGGCTTCAGCGATAGGCTCATGTCTGAGCTGAATAAAAGGCTTCCAGCTCTCAAGTTTAGAATACTGTCAACTGGTCATTTACGTGAAAGGCAGTATCAAGCATGGCTAGGCGGCAGCATACTGACTAGCTTGGGAAGTTTCCATCAACTTTGGGTTGGAAAACAAGAATACGAGGAAGTAGGTCCAGAAAGACTCTTGAGTGATAGATTCAGATAA
- a CDS encoding uncharacterized protein (ancestral locus Anc_1.285) has protein sequence MFRVFGALTGRGNTTPEMSQEEKTKLILKQAHDFEIALQAMDYVLDDRAQEGLQLLRDNEPEDGSDQTINVLARGVIEFLEATLGFEAEEMKKASATLAKAEQLSLKSRQDAQKLQLHSSSLYPSGTVYAVTYTESCLLHALLMLFSESMMEAAKALLKLRKAYSMLQEIFEAMKKAEKSRGLSSEDPNESQTSFSSCDSPFASADIPYALSAEEQEDHDLLEYAEKVHHMRMKRLCGAHIGNSPAINRLRDELGLGAMRNLPKEEIKEFTHVFDDLDVTEATIDEFIHSGVNLCFGILQVVLSLIPPAIGAVLSIVGFHGSREEGLRLVWRATRQRNVHGCIGLLGLMFYYDGPFQFTDDDFDIPAASSTSTTLGNSKSQANLSASSLLQKTRSSRSTSVVSLKKKATNDSLSSLRRNETSESTNSLKKLSSLQDGDLDGPTLLHPGKILVDALLRSRALFPNSALWLLNEARMLSARGRLEEAVQLLDSIDVQSIAMRQVKSLLVFDRAITLSHLHRYERAAEDLLSLINISDWSHAFYTYYAGCCYLENWRMCQLGVLESDKAEFYKKKALELIFGAPSLLGKKTFKSKNLPLDRFMLRKVEQYKTMQQKLGVSDALDAIATSPVHEISYFYNGYNRMTKEGLELSNKMLLEYHNPAIDSKNVDQELIKDFLVALSLRRLGEVEEGCNLMDEKLLPNFFSMDRGKVRYIKKTEDPWLYPAALYERALFSWKLHGIDGLPESREWLLRAQGYADDYELSTRIGMKIKAALDRVEHSL, from the coding sequence ATGTTTAGAGTGTTTGGAGCTCTTACCGGTAGAGGCAACACCACTCCTGAGATGTCACAAGAGGAAAAAACGAAGTTGATACTGAAACAGGCTCACGATTTTGAGATTGCGTTACAGGCTATGGATTATGTTCTTGATGACAGAGCACAAGAGGGACTGCAGCTGTTGCGAGATAATGAACCTGAGGATGGATCTGATCAAACGATTAACGTGCTGGCTCGCGGTGTTATTGAATTTTTGGAGGCTACATTGGGCTTCGAGGCGgaggagatgaagaaggcgtCGGCCACTTTGGCAAAAGCAGAGCAGTTGTCATTGAAGAGCAGACAGGATGCGCAAAAGTTGCAGTTGCATAGCAGCTCGTTATATCCGTCGGGTACTGTTTACGCGGTTACTTACACTGAATCTTGCCTATTGCATGCGCTTCTGATGCTGTTCAGCGAGAGCATGATGGAGGCCGCTAAGGCATTGTTAAAATTGCGTAAGGCTTACTCGATGTTGCAGGAGATTTTtgaagcgatgaagaaggctgAAAAGAGCAGGGGGCTCTCTAGTGAGGATCCTAATGAGTCGCAAACGAGCTTCTCTTCGTGCGATTCTCCCTTTGCCTCTGCGGACATTCCTTATGCACTTTCTgcagaagagcaagaagatcatgATCTGTTGGAATATGCCGAGAAAGTACATCATATGAGAATGAAGCGGCTATGCGGTGCCCACATCGGTAATTCACCAGCTATCAATAGGTTACGAGACGAGCTGGGCTTAGGTGCAATGAGAAATCTTCCCAAGGAGGAAATCAAAGAGTTTACTCATGTTTTTGACGACCTAGATGTCACGGAGGCTACTATTGATGAATTTATTCATTCTGGGGTAAACTTATGTTTTGGCATTCTGCAGGTGGTTCTCTCCTTAATTCCTCCTGCTATCGGAGCTGTACTCTCCATAGTTGGTTTTCATGGTTCAAGGGAAGAGGGTCTCAGGCTGGTTTGGAGAGCTACAAGGCAGAGAAATGTCCATGGTTGTATCGGATTATTGGGTTTGATGTTTTATTATGACGGTCCTTTCCAGTTTACCGACGACGATTTTGACATCCCAGCTGCTAGTTCAACTTCGACTACGTTGGGTAATAGCAAGTCTCAGGCAAATCTATCTGCGTCTTCGCTACTGCAGAAAACTAGATCATCCCGGAGTACCTCTGTTGTCtcgctcaagaagaaggctaCAAATGATAGTTTGAGTTCATTAAGGAGAAACGAAACATCTGAGAGCACCAACTCCTTAAAGAAGCTTAGCTCGTTGCAGGATGGTGATCTCGATGGACCGACTTTGCTGCATCCGGGAAAAATTCTTGTCGATGCGCTACTAAGGTCCAGGGCCTTATTCCCCAACAGTGCGTTATGGCTACTGAATGAAGCCAGGATGTTGTCTGCGCGTGGTCGactcgaagaagctgtcCAGCTGCTCGATTCCATCGATGTACAGAGCATAGCTATGAGACAAGTAAAGTCTCTCTTGGTCTTTGATCGTGCCATTACTCTCTCTCATTTGCATAGGTATGAAAGGGCTGCAGAAGATTTGCTGTCGTTGATCAATATCAGTGATTGGTCCCACGCTTTTTACACTTATTACGCTGGGTGCTGCTACCTAGAGAACTGGAGAATGTGCCAGCTTGGTGTCCTCGAAAGCGACAAAGCTGAATTCTATAAGAAGAAGGCACTTGAATTGATCTTTGGTGCTCCAAGTTTATTGGGCAAAAAGACCTTCAAATCCAAAAACTTGCCTTTGGATAGATTCATGCTTAGAAAAGTGGAGCAGTACAAAACAATGCAACAGAAACTTGGCGTTTCTGATGCTTTGGATGCCATCGCAACTTCACCCGTGCATGAGATTTCGTACTTCTACAATGGCTATAACAGAATGACGAAAGAAGGTTTGGAGCTCTCAAACAAGATGTTGCTGGAGTACCACAATCCTGCGATTGATAGCAAAAACGTGGACCAAGAGCTTATCAAGGATTTCCTGGTAGCACTCAGCCTCAGAAGATTGGGAGAAGTCGAAGAGGGCTGCAACCTGATGGATGAAAAGTTATTGCCCAACTTTTTCTCCATGGATAGAGGCAAGGTCAGATATATAAAGAAGACCGAGGACCCATGGCTGTACCCTGCAGCCCTCTATGAGCGTGCCCTATTCTCCTGGAAGCTCCACGGGATTGATGGTTTACCCGAAAGCAGAGAATGGTTGCTAAGAGCTCAAGGCTACGCCGATGATTACGAGCTGAGTACCCGTATCGGGATGAAGATCAAAGCTGCTCTTGATAGAGTCGAGCACTCTCTATGA
- the HEL1 gene encoding E3 ubiquitin-protein ligase HEL1 (ancestral locus Anc_1.286): MDLLDSEDNCSLLCDDDYDDDDSIDLYESQTTATGSMGDNVCHKLNSLVSDDSGFEIDEELLNEDVEDDLLSHHMKSNDRAPEGNTSSLKYECLTMQDIFDRMLERVHHLQPIFSMPAEDILLLMQRYDWNEERLLEEWTEKMDKLLIEAGLSADDLGSGAGGNVRGIKRKAKFECFICCEDKPTETFALECGHEYCIECYRRYISDRLNQGKVITCMDCPLALKNEDIDAVMGTASSARLMNSSIKSFIQKHNRNYKWCPYADCKCIIHLNDTTYLQECTRLHRSWFVTCKLSHSFCFGCGYEIHAPADCNVANAWVKKARKESENLNWVLSHTKECPKCSVNIEKNGGCNHMVCSSCKYEFCWICGGDWAPHGRSFFQCTMYKNDDEKQKTSVENSKRTLKRYTFYYRVFNEHEVSAKLDWKLGQTVGQKVKVLQEKMGVSWIEGQFLADSLKILNEGRTVLKWSFAAAYYSDASHNLTKIFVDNQILLSNAVEHLSELLQIKDQEAIMKRKPEFYNKSGYVQNRTRALIECGRDLLRKGICKPAD; encoded by the coding sequence ATGGATTTGCTGGATAGCGAAGATAACTGCTCATTGTTATGCGATGATGACtacgacgatgatgattCCATCGATTTATATGAATCTCAAACAACGGCTACTGGTTCTATGGGAGATAACGTCTGTCACAAGCTGAATAGTCTTGTGAGTGATGATTCGGGATTCgaaattgacgaagaaCTGCTAAATGAAGATGTTGAGGATGATCTGCTATCGCACCATATGAAGTCTAACGACCGGGCTCCCGAGGGAAACACAAGTTCTCTGAAGTATGAATGTTTAACCATGCAGGATATATTCGATAGGATGCTAGAAAGGGTTCACCATCTACAGCCGATCTTCTCTATGCCTGCAGAGGATATTCTGCTGCTTATGCAGCGCTATGATTGGAATGAAGAACGATTACTGGAAGAGTGGACAGAAAAGATGGATAAGCTGCTTATAGAAGCAGGTCTGAGTGCAGACGATCTAGGCAGTGGAGCAGGTGGTAATGTCCGGGGCATCAAGCGTAAAGCGAAGTTTGAGTGCTTCATTTGTTGCGAGGATAAGCCAACAGAGACGTTCGCTTTGGAGTGTGGCCATGAATATTGCATTGAATGCTACCGACGCTACATTAGCGACCGGCTGAACCAAGGTAAAGTTATCACTTGTATGGATTGTCCGCTGGCCCTCAAGAATGAAGACATAGATGCCGTGATGGGGACAGCGTCAAGTGCTAGGCTGATGAACTCGTCTATTAAGAGCTTCATACAGAAGCACAACCGCAACTACAAATGGTGTCCTTACGCCGATTGCAAGTGTATCATTCATCTGAACGACACGACGTATCTGCAAGAGTGCACGCGTCTACACCGCTCATGGTTCGTTACCTGTAAGCTGTCTCATAGTTTCTGCTTTGGCTGTGGATATGAGATTCATGCCCCGGCTGATTGCAATGTTGCCAATGCGTGGGTCAAGAAAGCAAGGAAAGAATCGGAGAATTTGAACTGGGTCCTTTCTCATACCAAGGAATGTCCGAAATGCTCTGTAAATATTGAAAAGAATGGAGGGTGTAACCACATGGTTTGTTCCAGCTGTAAATACGAGTTCTGCTGGATATGTGGCGGAGATTGGGCTCCACATGGCAGAAGCTTTTTCCAGTGCACAATGTACAAGAATGATGACGAGAAACAAAAGACATCTGTGGAGAACAGTAAACGCACATTGAAAAGATACACATTCTACTACAGAGTTTTCAACGAGCATGAGGTGTCCGCAAAGCTCGACTGGAAGCTGGGCCAGACCGTGGGCCAGAAAGTGAAAGTTTTGCAGGAGAAAATGGGCGTTTCATGGATCGAAGGTCAGTTTTTGGCGGATAGTTTGAAAATACTGAATGAAGGCCGTACAGTACTGAAATGGTCATTTGCGGCTGCATACTATTCGGATGCTTCTCATAACCTGACGAAGATATTTGTTGACAATCAAATTCTTCTCTCAAATGCAGTGGAGCACCTATCGGAATTGCTTCAGATAAAAGATCAGGAGGCTATAATGAAACGCAAACCTGAATTTTATAATAAATCAGGTTATGTCCAAAACAGAACTAGGGCTCTCATAGAATGCGGGAGAGATCTTCTAAGAAAGGGCATATGCAAACCCGCTGATTGA
- the ALY2 gene encoding Aly2p (ancestral locus Anc_1.282) gives MPELHSVFSPVFPVDKDVDVSGDAEPLAQTGSVQVFLQLAEPVVFIQGFELPQQNDKPPSILRGSLVVRVLKPTRLKSISLSFKGYSRTEWPEGIPPKRQDFVEINDIVNHTWPFYQADNRVPSGLVGRKSGLGANASSFGDHACLLHESGASMYKPLPQTAAHRSKHQSISSLNGLSSLSLASANASDARSVTDAVSNTGRSLSPMSLLRRATSPAPKADDHRSRASSVTTSLISDLLSGTFVSASENTSSATNGDIHGVNTGNDNVYSSGSGNENFVFQPGEYIYTFEQAIPSSYPETVRADFGYVEYQLFVSIERFGAFKSNITARLPVTLVRTQSDTSIEETEPIAISRDWEDQLHYDIVIASKDIILDAFLPLAFHFSPLDKVTLHRIRIYLTETMEYYCKNKKVHRMEPTKKFLLAEHDGPRLPGTSETGALKAKNMGNLLLDESTGDLVNKNFEYQVFVPSILNNHQQLHPDTGLENIKANHWIKLCLRLSRMVDGKRKHYEISIDSPIHVLNRLCSHANTLLPSYDSHISINEQALSAHAQFGNTSNISLYHNSNIFFPKEVLQSPVLSPEVHPLDLKVGSQSRNLSPRPRRRRDSKADDSTMLSSPPFQANIYQPDQIQRELTSPQAIPLSPVTSPHVRPLYLPDAPPSFDFDLNETPTLNITKELPRNPPSYVDVMKADGIESDHRHKSRPAVKPPKIVFSRSEETLADTRKPLDHSQRKSIEAGFSRRKFTGADDDGDITSGFIFQGVSQASANLPSAVLRSPASNGMNLNVEVKKDRRNSISGILPSTIRNSNPSFNDMSALLTNNCDNNGENQLSRTTSAYSDSSCERSARSSVDSTLLFANANNMEPLLHHTETRHNISTDNIAFQSRDSINNYASSPIDSSVDITALYDRNSNGWHPLQANAEDTLSPVVSPGYSAIVANSNHVFEDFKNALHQNDGSSRDLHEDSVSTLRQSNESSSGRPTSPFQYDA, from the coding sequence ATGCCTGAGCTTCATAGCGTCTTCTCGCCGGTTTTCCCTGTGGATAAGGATGTGGATGTGTCTGGGGACGCAGAGCCACTGGCGCAAACCGGGTCTGTTCAGGTGTTTTTGCAATTGGCAGAGCCGGTAGTGTTCATACAGGGTTTTGAGTTGCCGCAGCAGAACGATAAGCCTCCCAGTATTCTTCGGGGGTCACTTGTGGTTCGGGTACTGAAACCTACGAGGTTGAAAAGTATAAGTTTGTCGTTTAAGGGCTATTCGAGAACCGAGTGGCCTGAAGGAATACCTCCGAAGCGACAAGATTTTGTGGAGATCAACGATATTGTCAATCACACTTGGCCCTTTTACCAGGCAGATAATAGGGTCCCGAGTGGGCTGGTCGGGAGAAAAAGCGGCCTGGGGGCCAACGCAAGCTCGTTTGGCGACCACGCGTGCTTGCTGCATGAAAGCGGTGCTTCCATGTATAAGCCGTTACCACAGACTGCAGCGCACAGGAGTAAGCACCAAAGTATCTCGTCACTGAATGGGCTGTCATCGCTTTCGTTGGCGTCGGCTAATGCTTCTGACGCCAGGAGTGTCACGGATGCTGTGTCGAATACGGGAAGAAGTTTATCTCCCATGTCATTACTTCGAAGAGCGacttctccagctcctAAGGCCGATGATCACCGTAGTCGCGCGTCGTCTGTCACAACATCGCTGATTTCCGACCTACTAAGCGGAACCTTTGTTAGTGCGAGTGAGAATACTTCGTCGGCGACCAATGGAGATATCCATGGCGTCAACACTGGCAACGACAATGTTTATTCCAGCGGGTCTGGTAATGAAAATTTTGTCTTTCAGCCGGGGGAGTATATTTACACTTTTGAGCAAGCAATCCCTTCATCGTATCCTGAAACCGTTAGAGCTGATTTCGGATACGTCGAATACCAATTGTTCGTCAGTATCGAAAGGTTTGGTGCTTTTAAGTCAAATATAACAGCTCGATTACCTGTCACTTTAGTCCGCACCCAATCAGATACATCGATTGAAGAGACCGAACCGATTGCTATCTCGCGTGATTGGGAAGATCAATTACACTATGACATTGTGATCGCTTCAAAAGATATTATCCTGGACGCTTTCTTACCATTAGCGttccatttttcacctCTCGACAAGGTAACACTACACAGGATAAGGATCTATTTGACAGAAACAATGGAATACTACTGCAAAAATAAGAAAGTCCATAGGATGGAGCCTACCAAAAAGTTCTTACTGGCAGAACATGACGGTCCTCGGTTACCAGGGACGTCCGAGACCGGTGCTCTAAAGGCGAAGAACATGGGGAACTTGCTTCTTGACGAATCAACAGGTGATCTGGTCAATAAGAACTTTGAGTACCAGGTCTTTGTACCCAGCATTTTGAATAATCATCAACAATTACATCCCGATACAGGTCTGGAAAATATTAAGGCCAATCACTGGATAAAGCTTTGTTTACGTCTTTCGAGGATGGTGGATGGAAAGCGAAAACATTACGAGATCAGTATTGACTCTCCAATTCATGTTTTAAATAGGCTGTGTTCGCACGCTAACACACTGCTTCCAAGCTACGATAGCCACATTAGCATCAATGAACAAGCTCTTTCGGCTCATGCCCAATTCGGCAACACATCAAACATCAGTCTCTATCACAATTCGAACATTTTCTTTCCAAAGGAGGTGCTACAATCACCTGTGCTCTCACCTGAAGTGCATCCTTTAGATCTCAAGGTTGGTTCTCAGTCAAGGAACCTGAGCCCAAGACCTCGTCGACGTCGTGATTCAAAAGCGGATGACTCTACTATGCTGTCATCGCCCCCATTTCAGGCCAACATCTATCAACCTGACCAGATACAGAGGGAACTAACATCGCCTCAGGCAATTCCTTTGTCTCCAGTGACTTCACCCCATGTGAGACCACTATATCTACCTGACGCACCACCTTCATTCGATTTTGACCTAAATGAAACGCCAACATTAAATATTACGAAAGAGCTACCACGCAATCCCCCTTCCTACGTTGATGTAATGAAGGCCGACGGTATAGAGTCAGATCACCGGCATAAAAGCCGCCCTGCTGTGAAACCACCGAAAATAGTTTTTAGTCGGTCGGAGGAGACATTGGCGGATACTCGTAAACCACTCGACCATTCACAGAGAAAGAGCATTGAGGCGGGCTTCAGTAGAAGAAAATTTACCGGAGCCGATGATGATGGCGACATCACTTCCGgcttcattttccaagGTGTTTCGCAAGCCTCTGCAAATTTACCAAGTGCCGTGCTCAGGTCACCTGCTTCGAATGGAATGAATCTAAACGTGGAAGTGAAGAAAGACAGGCGCAATAGCATCTCAGGCATATTACCCTCCACCATACGAAACTCAAACCCATCGTTCAACGACATGAGCGCCCTTCTAACGAATAATTGCGATAATAATGGAGAGAACCAGCTATCAAGAACTACCTCTGCATACTCCGACTCCTCATGTGAGAGATCAGCCAGATCTTCCGTGGATAGCACACTCCTTTTCGCGAACGCCAACAACATGGAGCCGCTACTTCACCATACTGAGACTCGCCATAATATCAGCACAGATAACATTGCCTTCCAGTCCAGAGATTCAATAAACAATTATGCCAGTTCCCCTATAGATTCCTCTGTTGATATAACAGCCCTCTATGATCGGAACTCAAACGGTTGGCATCCCCTTCAAGCTAACGCAGAGGACACACTCTCCCCTGTGGTCAGTCCCGGATACTCTGCAATCGTTGCTAACTCAAATCATGtatttgaagatttcaagaatgCCTTGCATCAAAATGATGGCTCAAGTAGAGATCTACATGAAGACAGTGTAAGCACTCTGAGACAAAGCAatgaatcttcttcgggTCGTCCCACAAGTCCTTTTCAGTATGATGCTTAG
- a CDS encoding uncharacterized protein (ancestral locus Anc_1.284) gives MFDKKKRQHATADLPEQAMNDSLRAAQVIFQRHTGSQASLSSGSTGSVNQTSSRAKARKAGYGTGISRPGHQQAFRSSSSVPRSALSLAPSSGSSQQQLSRPVSPLASGSAHAAAAMAHSRESDRQQEELLALAVLPQVPKRALSSSKIAQDSARRNPSSGDFTGSHGGTREKLPVSRSQTAALSPSAASFILRRTVSQASSASQSQSEVRQPPLQPASTPSSTNTVPTVDRERLKKLEVRTLAGRIPPPDIYFETKSDDVELEQESAGSDKDTGSFSQQLSSSSNGSSSSALSIALDGSSYLADEGDLDLEEQESQSDTGEYTGSENESPEQSLIHLPEHAFSVSSLPAESEDNSSSAAVRTNATYGVLNRLGHGNVTYQGTLPDLIPNHTRRTRIERFRTKLFGAKSRSDEASNKELSKSSVTADEDGRAVVTTNHNLRFRTTMRGRGRHSSNDFDNAYDGAPEQLDRTITNNYHAGVLTDSDDDDTDSIDDHEDDKKRKRRAARLKRRLKHTAVPYSHHLHHHETRHHMSRKGFNEDKPWKSHKDVGFVTPAERKRYEGMWVSNRCLYLELLPWWSSVISGQSAPPVSLPEDGLILSLVVKDIWARSNLPNDLLRQIYEKVDTRGDGTLDRKSFIVGMWLVDQCLYGRKLPKKISQQVWDSVDRYVVNVLNSTAMKHMGKSKKKLMKQEIKNIKKDIKNVHL, from the coding sequence ATGTTtgacaagaagaagcgaCAACATGCAACTGCAGATCTTCCAGAACAGGCGATGAACGATTCGCTGAGAGCTGCGCAGGTAATCTTCCAGAGACATACGGGATCGCAAGCTAGTCTTAGTTCAGGGTCCACGGGGAGTGTTAATCAGACGTCATCGCGAGCGAAAGCGAGAAAAGCCGGCTATGGAACAGGAATATCGAGACCGGGGCATCAGCAAGCTTTTcgaagcagcagcagtgtTCCTAGGAGTGCTCTCTCGCTGGCACCTTCGAGCGGGTCCagccagcagcagctgagTAGGCCTGTGTCGCCGCTGGCAAGCGGATCCGCACATGCAGCAGCGGCAATGGCCCATAGCAGAGAGTCGGATCGGCAGCAGGAAGAGCTTCTGGCGCTGGCAGTGCTCCCGCAAGTGCCGAAACGGGCTCTGTCGTCAAGCAAGATCGCTCAGGATTCGGCGAGAAGAAATCCGAGCAGCGGTGACTTTACTGGCAGCCATGGAGGCACCCGCGAAAAATTGCCAGTCAGCAGAAGCCAAACTGCTGCGTTATCCCCTTCAGCAGCATCTTTCATACTGCGGCGGACGGTTTCTCAAGCTTCGTCTGCATCTCAATCGCAGTCGGAGGTACGACAGCCGCCCTTACAGCCAGCGAGTACTCCTAGTAGCACGAACACGGTGCCGACTGTGGATCGGGAAAggctcaagaagcttgaagtAAGGACACTGGCAGGCCGTATACCGCCGCCAGACATATACTTTGAGACCAAGAGCGACGATGTTGAGCTGGAGCAGGAAAGTGCAGGCAGCGACAAGGATACGGGAAGCTTCAGCCAACAGCTGTCGTCGTCATCCAACGGgtcgtcttcatctgcGCTGTCGATTGCCCTGGACGGTTCCTCTTATCTGGCGGATGAAGGAGACCTTGActtggaagagcaagagTCGCAAAGCGATACAGGGGAATATACGGGAAGTGAAAATGAAAGCCCCGAGCAGTCGCTAATTCATTTGCCAGAGCATGCATTCTCAGTTTCAAGTCTGCCTGCGGAATCGGAAGACAACAGCTCATCGGCCGCAGTTAGGACCAACGCTACCTATGGCGTGCTGAATAGACTCGGCCACGGGAATGTCACATACCAGGGCACTCTTCCTGATCTGATACCGAACCATacaagaaggacaagaatTGAGAGATTTAGAACCAAACTGTTTGGCGCAAAAAGCAGGTCTGACGAAGCCAGCAACAAGGAATTGTCCAAGTCTAGCGTGACGGCTGATGAGGACGGGCGAGCCGTGGTAACCACAAATCACAACCTGCGTTTCAGGACAACGATGCGCGGCCGTGGGCGCCATTCGTCAAACGATTTCGATAACGCGTACGACGGCGCTCCTGAGCAGCTCGATAGGACTATCACTAACAACTATCACGCTGGCGTTCTGACAGACTCTGACGACGATGACACGGACTCGATTGATGACCATGAAGACGACAAGAAACGCAAGCGGCGTGCCGCCCGTTTGAAAAGACGACTTAAACATACCGCTGTACCGTATTCGCATCACCTACACCATCATGAAACCCGCCATCACATGAGCCGTAAGGGCTTCAATGAAGACAAGCCTTGGAAGTCCCACAAGGACGTAGGATTCGTTACGCCCGCGGAGCGCAAGCGCTACGAGGGCATGTGGGTGAGCAACCGGTGTTTGTACCTCGAACTGCTGCCCTGGTGGTCGTCTGTGATTAGCGGACAAAGCGCGCCGCCGGTCAGTCTTCCAGAGGATGGCCTGATCCTTAGTTTAGTGGTAAAGGACATCTGGGCCCGGTCTAACCTGCCCAACGATTTACTGCGACAAATCTACGAAAAAGTCGACACCAGAGGGGACGGTACGCTCGATAGAAAGTCCTTCATCGTGGGAATGTGGCTTGTCGACCAGTGTCTCTACGGACGCAAGTTGCCCAAGAAGATAAGTCAACAAGTCTGGGATAGCGTTGACAGATATGTCGTCAACGTCCTCAATTCGACCGCCATGAAGCACATGggcaagagcaagaagaaactCATGAAAcaggagatcaagaacatcaagaagGACATCAAGAACGTCCATCTGTGA
- the VPS51 gene encoding Vps51p (ancestral locus Anc_1.283) translates to MTQQISHKKSLRFSRLNRDRRQLLKEYYKLEQPGSAEGKEQPQEEQRPTVNAEAAQEHVEDAAADDRPIAECDFAELVRLHNKLLKKEAEMNNSIKSTIYENYYDLVKVNELLKEISSANEPLLDRLKETIELLRG, encoded by the coding sequence ATGACCCAGCAGATCAGCCACAAGAAGTCGTTGCGTTTCAGCCGGCTCAACCGAGACCGGAGACAGCTGTTGAAGGAGTACTACAAGCTGGAGCAACCGGGAAGCGCCGAGGGTAAAGAGCAACCACAGGAGGAGCAGAGACCGACTGTGAACGCGGAAGCGGCACAAGAACACGTCGAGGATGCCGCAGCAGACGACAGACCGATTGCCGAGTGCGATTTTGCGGAGCTTGTTCGGCTACACAACAAACTGCTCAAGAAAGAGGCAGAGATGAACAACTCGATCAAGAGCACGATCTATGAGAACTACTACGATCTCGTCAAGGTCaacgagctgctgaaggagatcTCCAGCGCCAACGAGCCGCTGCTGGACCGCCTTAAGGAGACGATAGAGCTGCTTCGAGGGTGA